DNA sequence from the Desulfovibrio legallii genome:
AAATACAGGATTTTTCCACCAAATGGCTCTGGAGTTATAATAACGAGCGCCCCAACATGGGCATTGGCGGCATAACTCCCGCCATGAAGCTCGCACAGGTGTCTTAGGCTCTACTTGTAAGTGCTCCTAAAAATGGGAGGATTACCGTCTGTTGATTCATGAACCCCTTTAACTGGAAAAATTTTACCTTGATGCAAATCTAAAAATGCAAAATTTGTATTATTGATTTCCTTGATCCTTCAGTATATTAAACCAAATTTTAAGATTTTTCCAAACTTTGATTAAGATAAATAAAGCTAACCCAATTGTTGAAAGCGCAAGCGCAATGCACAATGCAGATGCCGCTTTTTTGTCAACTAGACCTATGGAAACTTGAAAAAGGGAAGTAATAAAGCAACAAAATACACAAAATAGAAAAAGTTGCGAAATCATCACTAGGCTATTATACCTATTTATTTTTTGACCTAATTCCTTGCTTGTCTTTTCTATATCTTCAACATATTTTTTATCGTCAAACAGCTTATCTTTCAATGAAAACATAAACATTGTCATTAGGGATAGGGTAAAACTCCCCATAGTTAAAAATGATGAAAAGAATGTGCTTCGCAAAGTGGATTTAAATAAGTAGTGAATATCACACCAGGAAGTAGGAATAAGCATAATTCCAATCGTTAGGATTGCTATTGATATTATGTATCGATATAAAATTTTTAGCATACTAGAATAGTTTTAACCCTGTTATAAGCTTCAATAAGCTTTGATATAATTAAATTTTCATTTATTGACTCTTTCACTTTGTCTTGATCTAGACTTAATGCAGGAACCATAGCTTCATAGTCAAAAGAACCAAAACGATCAAAATCATTTAGAAGCTTATACACTGCATCGTTTCCATGTTCGTCAATGCCAACAACCTTTGCTTTCTTCAGTTTTGCCCCCTTAAATGTCCGAGTAAGCCCTTCGATTAAAAGATTCATTGGAGATTCTTTGTTAAAAAACAATTGATATTTAAGTCTTCTCATATGAGGCATAATTGCGACAAATTCATCTTTTGTTGTATCCAATATTTCGAATTCAATTTCTGCTTCTTTTGCGCTTTTCATCAATGCGACTCTCTCGACAAAACTACCATTTCTTTCAATTATACTACATTCAATAGTTTCATTAAAAATTTTTAAATCATTCTTAATTTGCTTTAATGGTTTATTCTCATTCTCTAATTGAATTTTAGCATCTTCATATAGTTTATTTTTAATCTTTAAATATCTATCCTTATTAATAGCGTTAAAAATATTTAAAGAGCATGAGTTGTGATAATGCTGATACATTCCGCAACCAGTATTTTTGTCAATTATAAAAAAATTAAAATCTGCAATGTGCTCATTTTTTTCAAGTTTATGTATATCAAGCCGAATTTTACCACTTGAATTAACAATTTTTGTAAATTTTTTCATATTCTTAACAGTCAACACCAAACCCCGCCAGAAATCATCTCCTTCAATATAATAAAGGATTCTGTTGTTGAGATTAATTCCATTTAGGAGTGCATTTTCAGCCAAGAACTTTTCCATTGGAAGTGCCGAGCAGTTACATCTCCATTTAAATGCCTGAAAATTTATATTCATGACAATCTCCATTCCTATTTTTTATAACATCCTATTTAAAAACTACCTTGTCAAGATTCTGTATCTTGCGTAAAAATTAATTAAAAGCTGGTGATTCTTAATCTTGAATTTCCTTAATACCCTAATATTATTGGAGCAGTTATGGCTGACATAACTTTTACGGATTTCATGAATATCGTCCAAAGCGCTGGAGTTACAAAGTTTTCGAAGATCCAAAATGTCAAATCGAGGGGAGCATATTCCCCATCTAAGGATTATTATAAACCATTACGTCAAAAAATTATTGAACTATGCGAATCTTCAGGCAACATTGAAGATGTATCTCTAGAAATTCAAGCAGCAAACAAAAAGAAATGGGGAAATTATGAAGTAATCTGCAAAAATATAATTGCATGGAAGAAAAAAAATAAAAATTTGTCTTGGATATCGCCTCCAAAAGGATATTTTAAGCCTAATGTTATTGGTATTAAAGTTAACCCAGAACTAGCATTCCAGATGGATTCTGGGAACATGATTGTAATTAAACTTCACATGAATAAGGAGCCGCTTTCAAAAGGGAAATTACAAATTGCAGCTCATCTTTTGCAAAAAACTCTCGGAGATTGCTGCCCCGATAATACAAATTTTGCATTTTTAGATTTGCATCAAGGTAAAATTTTTCCAGTTAAAGGGGTTCATGAATCAACAGACGCCTTTCTAGCTGCTGAAATTGCTTATATTGAGTATGTATGGAACAACGCATGAGATTAAGTTTACAAATTATTAAAGAACTCCCTCCCGTTCGAATAATGAATTGGCGGAACCGCTTGACACAAACAGGTAAGACAACTCCCATCACAAGTCCCAACCACGCAAAAACCCCCGACCATCTCGCGATGATCGGGGTTTTTAATTACCTACATGGTGGAGCTGAAGAGAATTGAACTCTTGACCTCTTGAATGCCATTCAAATGCGCTGCGGACATGCTCCTACCCTCGTCAAGGATATATTTGTATATTTTTTATATAGTATCAAGCAACACATGTCCACGTCAAACGGATCTCCCGCAAAGCAAGGGGCATACCCCTGTTTATCAGGTTAGACCGTCTGCCTGCCGCCCGTGACCATTGCCGCGCCCATGCGCCCGGCCTCCGCCAGATCCAGCGGAAAGTGACTGTCGCGCCAGGCGGCTTTTTCCGGCTCTGAAAACCGCTCGGCCCTGTATTTGCTGTAGTCGTCAAACTGATAGGTATTGCAGATGTGCAGCACTGCGGGCCGGCTGAAAATGCGCCCCACAAACATCTCCATTCTTTCAAGGCCGCTGCGATAGCCGTACTGCTCCATTTCCTCGCGGCTCACGTTCATGTCATACAAAAAGGCCGTGGGCATGCGCTTGGGGGCCAACGTGCTGTAGGCTTTGTCGTACACCAGATAGGCGAACAGCAGCCGCTCCAGAAGGCAACGCAGCTTGCCGGTAACGTTGCCGAAGTAAATGGGACTGCCGAAAATGATGCCGTCCGCCTGCGAAAGTTTTTCCAGCACAGGGGAAAGGGCGTCCTTGAAGCCGCAACGGCCATAGCTTTTTGCCCCCAGCCGCTTGCAGGCAAAACAGCTCATACAGCCCTGAAAATCCAGATCATACAGGTGAATCATCTCCGTTTCCACGGCCTCGGCGCAGGGCGCGGCGGCAGCGCCGCTAAGGGCAGCCTGCAACAGTTTTGCGGTATTGTGTTTTTTTCTGGGTCCACCGTTGACGGCGTAAATCTTCACGATGACCTCCTGGATCTGAAAAGAATATTGTTGCGGTTAGATGTGGTCCACCTGCCCCCTAAGCAGACTGGGGACCACATTGGCAGGAATATCACTATCAATGTCATTGTGCCACGGGGGGCCCTGGCCTAGGGTACGGCCATGAAATGTGCACAACGCCCCACCGCCTGTGGTCCAACTGCCCCGCGCCTTGTCGTCATGGCTGTCCATGACGGAGCGGAAATCCTCGACATCACGGGGCCCCTGGGCGTGTTTTCCACAGCCAACGCCCTACATGCGCAGTCCGGCGGCACAGAACCACTTTACCGCATCCAGGTCGCGGGCGAAACCCCTGACGCGGTAGTGCGGACCGCCTCCGGCATGCGGCTGCTGACGGATACGGCATTGGGGCAGTGCAGCGGCATTGATACCTTGCTGGTGGCTGGCGGCCCCGCGGCAACGCAGGCGCCACAGGCGCTGGTGGACTGGCTGCGCGAAGCTGCGCCTCTGGTGCGGCGCGTGTGCTCCATCTGCACCGGAGCCTTCATCCTGGCGCGCGCGGGGCTGCTGGAAAACCGCCGGGCCACCACCCACTGGCTCATGCTTGAGCAACTCCGCGCCTTTTCTCCAAATATTGATGTCCAGACTGACGCCCTGCATGTGAAGGACGGCTCCGTCTACACCTCGGCCGGGGTGACGGCGGGCATTGATCTGGCATTAGCCCTGCTGGAGGAGGACTGCGGCCGCGATTTGGCGCTGCACGTTGCCAGGGTGCTGGTGCTCTACCTCAAGCGTCCGGGTGGGCAATCACAGTTCAGCACAACCCTGCTGGCGCAGACCCACGAGGGCGGCGCCCTGGCCTCGACGATCCAATGGCTGCGCGACAACCACCAGCGCCCGCTGCGCAATGAGGACATAGCCAAACACGCGGCCATGAGCCCGCGCAACTTCGCCAGGGTCTTCAAACGCGAAACCGGCGAGACTCCGGCCCATTTCATTGAAAATATTCGCCTTGAAGCAGCTGTGAAACGCCTGGAGGAAACAACGCAAGCACTGAAAACCATCGCCCGGGAGTGTGGTTTCCAGTCCGGCGAGCACTTCCGCCTGACATTTTCACGCCGCTTTGGCATCACCCCCGGCCAGTACCGGAGCAGATTCCGTTCCGGTACATGGCGTTAACACTTAGGATAGGCATATGAAACAGATCTCTTTGCAGTGCCTTGCGCTCGCGCTCATGCTGCTCGCATCCGCCCGCTCTGTTCCGGCGCAAGTGCCATCACCCCAACCAGAGGATCAGGTCATGTATGAAGTCCACCCAGGCCACGTCTCCCGGCAGATAACTGTCGGGGTGCTCCTCTTCCCCGGCTTCGAAATGCTGGACGCATACGGCCCCATGGAAATGTGGGGCAGCCTCAAGCACGCCCCGGCCCGTTTCTGGGGTGGAGAAGAAAAGCGTGTGGGTGTACGGCTGGTAACCATTGCGGCAACGCGGGGAGAAATTCCCTCGAACCAAGGGCCGAAAACAGTAGCCGACTACAGCTATGCCGACTCGCCCAAGCTGGACTATCTGCTGGTGCCCGGCGGCAGCGGGGCAGTGCCCTTGGTTCGCGACACGGCAACACTGGATTGGCTGCGCGACCAGGCGACCAAGACGAAGATCGTCATGTCCGTGTGCAACGGCGCGTCGCTTTTGGCTGCAGCGGGCATTCTGGACGGCAGGCCGGCCACAACGAACAAAATGGCCTTCAAGGCTTCTACAGCGCCCGGCCCCAAGGTGAACTGGGTCAAACAGGCGCGGTGGGTGGATGACGGTACGGTGGTGAGCTCTTCCGGCGTCTCCGCCGGGATGGATATGACCGTGGCGGTCATCTCCCGTCTGTATGGCCGGCTTTTGGGCGACTGGCTGGAGCAGGTCACCGAGTACGACGCGCACCGAGACCCGGCCTGGGATCCTTTTGCGGTCAAGGCCGGGCTGGTGCGCTGACCCTGCCCACAGAACGTTCCTAAACAAGCGGCAGGGGGCCGAAAATCCAGGCCCCCGCCGCTTTCCCTGTGCGAAAAGGCTCACCCCTGTACCACGGGCTGCAGAACACGATTTTTATATGAGGCAGCCTTGAGTTGGGGCCGTCTTGATTTGATCCGACAGGGCCCGGTGTTCCCCCCCCCGCCAACCGTGCCGCCGCAAACAGCCCGGCTTGTGCTCCGCCGAAAGCAGGCGTATGGGAGACACTGGTATTACTGTTGCGCGTGATAAGGATCAGATCATGACTTCGATTAAAACCCCGGAAGGCCGACGCCTCTGGGTGCCTGTTTTTTCTCTGGCTCTGGCTGCCTTCATATTTGTCACCACAGAGGTTCTGCCCATTGGGCTGCTGCCGGAAATCGCCAAGGATCTTGGCGAAACCGAGGCTTTTACCGGGCTTCTGGTCGCCATGTACGCCTGGAGCGTGGCCCTGCTTTCCTTGCCGCTCACCGCGCTTACGGCACGGGTTGAGCGCCGTAAGCTGCTTATTGGCCTGTTTGTCGTGTTCATAGCCGGGCATGTGCTTTCCGCTCTGGCCCCCAACTTCACAACCCTTATGCTCGCGCGCATTTGCATCGCCAATGCGCACGCCGTGTTCTGGTCCATAACAACCCCCATTGTGGTCCGCATTACGCCGCAGGGGATGAAGGCCAGGGGCCTTGCCATTGTCATCGTAGGCAGTTCGCTTGCCACGGTGATGGGGGTTCCGCTCAGCACCGTTGTCGGACAGCACTTTGGCTGGCGGGCGGCCTTTTTGCTTATTGGCGCTGTGGCCGCCTGCATTGCCTTTATACTCTGGCGTCTGCTTCCGCCGCTTGTCGCCAAAGATACAGGCTCATTCAAAAGCGTTCCCGGCTTGTTTCGCAACAAAGAGCTCGCACTCCTTTACCTGCAAACCCTGCTGGCGGTGACGGGCTATTTTCTTGCCTATACCTATCTTGCGCCTCTGCTGATCCAGATTGGCGGCTTCTCCGGCCAGGCCGTGCCGCTGTTTTTGTTGCTGATGGGGCTTTCCGGCATTTGCGGCAGCCTGTTCGCCACGCGGCTGGCGGCCATGAAGACCAAACTGGTGTTTATTCTGCCGTCAGTGGCTATCTTTCTTTGCCTTCTGGCGCTCAATATCTCCATAGCGCATCTGGCGGCCATCGTGCCCATATGCATCCTCTGGGGGGGAAGCATGGCTGTGCTTGGGCTTTTGTTTCAGAGCAAGATTCTTGAAATAGCAGCACATTCCGCAGACATCGCCACGTCCATCTATTCGGGCATTTTTAATGTGGGCATTGGCGGCGGGGCCTTCATCGGCAGCTTTGTGTTTAACACTCTTGGCCTGCACACGACAGGCTATGCGGCAGCGGCCTTTTTTCTGGCCACAATTTGCGTCAGCGTCTATTCTGCGCGCAGTACCAGGACAACGCCATAACTCCGCCAGGGGCGTCCTGCACGCTGGCGGGGGCCGCAGCGAAGAGCCCCTGTGCGCCTGCGACTGGAATTGCCCCGATAAAACCGGACGCGCAGCCCTTGGCGCAGGCGGGTGCATTTTCTCGGAAAACGCAGTAGCCCCGCCTTATTTCCCTGTCGGGCCGACCAGGCCATACACGGGGCGAAACACAACCCTTGCAATGCCGGCCAGAAGAACCAACAGCGTGATATTGAACCAAAAAGCCGTTTGCAGGGAGCTGCCGTGGGCGATAAGGCCGATAATAACGGGGCCCAGCACAGTTCCGGAATAGCCTATAGTGGTGACCGCGGCTATGGCGGCATTGAGGGGCACCCTGTGCTGGCTGCCGGCCGCAATAAAAATAATCGGCACAATGTTGGACACGCCAAATCCCAAAAGGAAATAGCCGGCCATTGCCCAGAAACCCGGAAGAATTTCCATAAACAAAAGCATGCCGCCCACAGCGGTGACGCTGCCGATAAACACCGCCCTGCCGATACCCCCCAGGGTGCGGATCAGCCCTTCGCCGGACAATCTGCCCAGGGCGACAGCGGCAACAAACACACTGTAGCCGAGAGCGGCATACGACTTTTCAAAGCCCTTATACTGCAACATGTACAAGGCGCTCCAGTTGGCTATTACTCCTTCCGCCAGGTAAACAATAAAGCACATCAATCCCAGGACGATAACAATCCCTCTTGGAAAAACCGCGGTTTTCCGCTCTTCTCTGGTGGGGATGTGGTGCAGGAAAGAGTGTGAAAAAAGCAGCAGCGGCGCGGCAATAAACAGGACGCATGAAAAAGCCGCCCAGCTTACCGGAAGCCCGATCCAAAGCAGAAAAATCAGATAGCCGGAGCCAGTCAGGCTGCCGATGCTGTAAAATGCGTGGAAAACAGGCATCATCACAACATGGCTTTTTTTCTGGACTATGCTGGCCTGAATGTTTGCGGCCACGTCCACAGCGCCCACACAGCCCCCGAACAGCAGAAGCACAACGCACATAAGGATAAAGTGGTCCAAAATGGCCAGCAGAGGAAAACTTGCCGCCAGCAGCGCCGATGCAACCAGTATGACCCTGTGACAACTGAACCTGCCGGCAAGCACTCCGGTAATGGGCATGGTTATGATCGACCCCAGCCCAAAGCACAGGAGCATAATGCTTAATGAGGCCTCATCAAGAAAAAGCCTGTCACTGGCATAGGGAATAAGCGGGGCCCAGGCGGCATAGAAAAAACCGACTAAAAAAAATACCGACATAGCCGCGTATTGCTGTTTTTTTACTTTCCGGGGGAATTCGTGTCTGGTTTTGAGCCACATGGCAGTGCCTCTCACGCCCTACGGCGTATTCTTGGAGATGCGGGATCCTGTGCCAAAACGGACGAACCGCAGCGCCGGAATGCACGCCCCCCAAACTTCTGCCTGAAGCCGGAGGGGCGCCCGCGATCCTTTCCCTATACCACAACGGCGCTGAAGCCATATGGCTCTTATGGCGATTGCGCTTCGCGGTTATTGCGTTATGGCAGGCAAAATCCGCATGCGCGCTGCCCCCGCCCCGTTTTAGCGGCAGACAGGGCCTTGTAAAGCGGCAGGTACATAAGACGCATTTCTCCTGCACGCAAGGGGCTTCAACAGGACTGCTCCCCGCGGCCGCCAATGGTTCCGGCTGCGGCGCAGGGCTTTTTGCGCGCCACAATTTGTTTTCTTATTATTTATTCAAAAAAATAAGCGGATTGGCAATTGTCATCCGTTTTTGCGTGGTATATAATCACGCCGTTTTATCAGTACAGCGCGCTGCCGGCAGTTCCCCCCCTGCCCGGATGGAACTGTCTCCAGTAAAGGAGAAGAACATGCACCATATGCGCAGCGAAGCCGAGGCCATCAGGGAGCAACTGTCAACGTGGCGTGAAACCCTGCACCGGCACCCCGAACTGAGCCTCAAGGAATTCTGGACCACGGACTATCTGAAAAAAGAACTGGCCGCCATGGGCGTCGAAATAGTGGACTGGGGCGGCGAAACCGGCGTGGTGGGGCTGCTGCGCGGCGCCAGGCCCGGCAAGTGCGTGGCCCTGCGGGCCGACATCGACGCCCTGCCCATTGAAGAAAAAAGCGGCGTTCCTTTTGCTTCTGAAAATCCCGGCGTCATGCACGCCTGCGGCCACGACAGCCATATGGCCGCCCTGCTCGGCGCGGCCCGCCTGCTGGCCGCCCGCAAAAACGACCTGGCCGGCACGGTGAAGTTTATCTTTCAGCCTGCCGAGGAGATTTTTACCGGCGGCCCCCTTATGGTCAAAAAGGGCGTGCTTGAAAATCCCCATGTGGATTTCATCTTCGGGCAGCACAACATCTGCGAATACCCGGCGGGCAAGGGCCTTGTTTCCCCCGGCCCCATCATGGCCTGCACGGCCTTCATTTCCATCACAGTGCACGGCAAGGGCGGGCACGGGGCCGTGCCCCACCTGGCCCATGACCCGGTGGTGGCCGCGGCCGCCATTGTGTCGTCCCTGCAGACGGTGGTCAGCCGCGAAATGCGCCCAACCGAAGCGGTGGTGGTCACCATCGGCAGCATACACGGCGGCACAGTGGCCAACGTCATTCCCGATACCGTGACCATGCAGGGGACGGTGCGCTGTTTTGATCTGGAGCTTTTCCACGAGCTTGGGGACCGCCTGCGGCGCATTATTGACCATACTGCCGCCGCGTACAACGTCAAAGCCGACTTTGACTACAACGAACTGGTCCCCAATGTGAACAACCCGCCGGAACTCGTCCAATGGCTGCGCAATGGCCCCATGAAGGAAGTTTACGGCGCAGAAAATATCCTGCCCTGCACGCCCAGCATGGGCGGGGAGGACTTTGCCTGCTACATGGCCCAGACGCCGGGCGTCTTTGTCTGGTTTGGCAGCGGCAATCCGGAGAAAGGCATCAGATTCTCATGGCACAACCCGGCCTTCAATGTGGATGACGAAAGCCTGATTTACGGTGCGGCTCTGTATGCGCAGGTGGCTTTGGACTGGCTTGCCGAAACGGCCGGATAAAAACATGGGGCGGGCCGACGGCAGGCCCATACCAAGCTGAGGGGGAGGCCCTATGAAGTTTACGTGGAAGCACAGGCACACGGCCCTGTCTGTGGTTTTTATGGTCTGGCTGGTTTCCTATCTTGACCGTATGGTCATGTCCACCGCCATACCCTACATTGCCGATGAATTTAACCTTTCCGCCGGTGAAATGGGCGTGGTCATGAGCGCCTTTTTCGCGGGCTATGCCTTGTTCCAGATTCCCGGCGGCATCTTGAGCGACCGCTTCGGCGCGCGCAAAGTGCTTGTCTTCGCCATTGCCTGGTGGTCTCTCTTCACCCTGTTTACCGGCTATGCCGGCAGCCTGCTGGGCCTGATTATCATCCGCATCTGCTTCGGCATCGGCGAAGGCATCGGCCCCGCCGCCACGTGGAAGTCCCTGGCCGTCTGGACGCCCGCCGCAGAGCGCGGACGCGCCAATTCCATCATGATGAGCACCAACTCGCTGGGCCCCGCCCTGGCCCCCCTCTTTGTGGTGGCCATCATGTCCTATTGGGGCTGGCGGGCCGTTTTCCACTACCTGAGCATTCCGGGCTTTCTGCTCTGCGTCTGGATCTGGTTCACCCTGTATGACAATCCGCAGGAAAAGAAGGGCGTCAGCGCCGAAGAGCTCAAGGAGCTGGAAAACGAACCCGCAACCGGCGGCGTGGAACAGAAAAACCTGACCTTTCTTCAGGTGCTGACCACGCCTGTGGTCTGGAAGTCCTTTCTTCTGCTCTTTTTCAGCAATACCGTGGCTTGGGGCTACATGTCCTGGCTGCCCACCTACCTGGTCAAAAGCCGTGGTCTGGCCATGGGCCAGATGGGCATAGCCGCTTCTCTGCCTTTTTTCGCCGGCTTCATCGGCGCCATTGTTTCCGGCTACCTCATGGACGGCGCGCTGAAAAAGTACCGCTTCCACTATGTCGTCGTCACCCAGTTGTGCATGGCCCTGTTTCTCTACCTTATGTTCACGGCTGAAAGCGTGACCGCCCTCATGACCTTCAATATCATTGCGGGCTACTTCTGCTTCTGCTGCGTGGCTTCGGTCTTCAGCCTGCCCATGATGGAAGTGCCCAAAGAAATTGCGGGCCGGGCCATGGGCATAGTGAATACCGCCGGGCAACTGGCGGGTTTCCTGGCCCCCATCGTCGTGGGCATGCTCATCACCACCGCTGCCGACGGCGTGCAGAACTACAACGTGGCCTTTGGCTTTCTGTGCTGCTCCAACATCATGGCGGCCATAATCGCCATTTTCTTCCACAGGAGCGACGTCAAGGCCGCAGCCGCCGCATAACAAAATAACGCAAAAAACTTGCCAAACGCTTTTCCCCAAGAAAATACGCAAACACGCCCAAGACCCCGCGCACCCCAAGGTGCTCCGGGGTCTTGGGCGCTCCCTTTTTCTTTGCGGCAAAACGGATATGGCCCCCTGCCGCCTGCGGGCACAGCCGCCCGCCCCTCGCCGCGCATTGAACTCTTGCCGCCGGGCTGCTAGAATATTTAACACTTGAAATGCTCGCTTACGGCAGGCAAAAGCCTGCCTTCTCGCATTTCGTGGCAAGGATTTT
Encoded proteins:
- a CDS encoding DJ-1/PfpI family protein produces the protein MKQISLQCLALALMLLASARSVPAQVPSPQPEDQVMYEVHPGHVSRQITVGVLLFPGFEMLDAYGPMEMWGSLKHAPARFWGGEEKRVGVRLVTIAATRGEIPSNQGPKTVADYSYADSPKLDYLLVPGGSGAVPLVRDTATLDWLRDQATKTKIVMSVCNGASLLAAAGILDGRPATTNKMAFKASTAPGPKVNWVKQARWVDDGTVVSSSGVSAGMDMTVAVISRLYGRLLGDWLEQVTEYDAHRDPAWDPFAVKAGLVR
- a CDS encoding MFS transporter translates to MWLKTRHEFPRKVKKQQYAAMSVFFLVGFFYAAWAPLIPYASDRLFLDEASLSIMLLCFGLGSIITMPITGVLAGRFSCHRVILVASALLAASFPLLAILDHFILMCVVLLLFGGCVGAVDVAANIQASIVQKKSHVVMMPVFHAFYSIGSLTGSGYLIFLLWIGLPVSWAAFSCVLFIAAPLLLFSHSFLHHIPTREERKTAVFPRGIVIVLGLMCFIVYLAEGVIANWSALYMLQYKGFEKSYAALGYSVFVAAVALGRLSGEGLIRTLGGIGRAVFIGSVTAVGGMLLFMEILPGFWAMAGYFLLGFGVSNIVPIIFIAAGSQHRVPLNAAIAAVTTIGYSGTVLGPVIIGLIAHGSSLQTAFWFNITLLVLLAGIARVVFRPVYGLVGPTGK
- a CDS encoding sugar transporter codes for the protein MTSIKTPEGRRLWVPVFSLALAAFIFVTTEVLPIGLLPEIAKDLGETEAFTGLLVAMYAWSVALLSLPLTALTARVERRKLLIGLFVVFIAGHVLSALAPNFTTLMLARICIANAHAVFWSITTPIVVRITPQGMKARGLAIVIVGSSLATVMGVPLSTVVGQHFGWRAAFLLIGAVAACIAFILWRLLPPLVAKDTGSFKSVPGLFRNKELALLYLQTLLAVTGYFLAYTYLAPLLIQIGGFSGQAVPLFLLLMGLSGICGSLFATRLAAMKTKLVFILPSVAIFLCLLALNISIAHLAAIVPICILWGGSMAVLGLLFQSKILEIAAHSADIATSIYSGIFNVGIGGGAFIGSFVFNTLGLHTTGYAAAAFFLATICVSVYSARSTRTTP
- a CDS encoding flavodoxin family protein yields the protein MKIYAVNGGPRKKHNTAKLLQAALSGAAAAPCAEAVETEMIHLYDLDFQGCMSCFACKRLGAKSYGRCGFKDALSPVLEKLSQADGIIFGSPIYFGNVTGKLRCLLERLLFAYLVYDKAYSTLAPKRMPTAFLYDMNVSREEMEQYGYRSGLERMEMFVGRIFSRPAVLHICNTYQFDDYSKYRAERFSEPEKAAWRDSHFPLDLAEAGRMGAAMVTGGRQTV
- a CDS encoding GlxA family transcriptional regulator, with the protein product MAVHDGAEILDITGPLGVFSTANALHAQSGGTEPLYRIQVAGETPDAVVRTASGMRLLTDTALGQCSGIDTLLVAGGPAATQAPQALVDWLREAAPLVRRVCSICTGAFILARAGLLENRRATTHWLMLEQLRAFSPNIDVQTDALHVKDGSVYTSAGVTAGIDLALALLEEDCGRDLALHVARVLVLYLKRPGGQSQFSTTLLAQTHEGGALASTIQWLRDNHQRPLRNEDIAKHAAMSPRNFARVFKRETGETPAHFIENIRLEAAVKRLEETTQALKTIARECGFQSGEHFRLTFSRRFGITPGQYRSRFRSGTWR
- a CDS encoding M20 metallopeptidase family protein, which produces MHHMRSEAEAIREQLSTWRETLHRHPELSLKEFWTTDYLKKELAAMGVEIVDWGGETGVVGLLRGARPGKCVALRADIDALPIEEKSGVPFASENPGVMHACGHDSHMAALLGAARLLAARKNDLAGTVKFIFQPAEEIFTGGPLMVKKGVLENPHVDFIFGQHNICEYPAGKGLVSPGPIMACTAFISITVHGKGGHGAVPHLAHDPVVAAAAIVSSLQTVVSREMRPTEAVVVTIGSIHGGTVANVIPDTVTMQGTVRCFDLELFHELGDRLRRIIDHTAAAYNVKADFDYNELVPNVNNPPELVQWLRNGPMKEVYGAENILPCTPSMGGEDFACYMAQTPGVFVWFGSGNPEKGIRFSWHNPAFNVDDESLIYGAALYAQVALDWLAETAG
- a CDS encoding MFS transporter is translated as MKFTWKHRHTALSVVFMVWLVSYLDRMVMSTAIPYIADEFNLSAGEMGVVMSAFFAGYALFQIPGGILSDRFGARKVLVFAIAWWSLFTLFTGYAGSLLGLIIIRICFGIGEGIGPAATWKSLAVWTPAAERGRANSIMMSTNSLGPALAPLFVVAIMSYWGWRAVFHYLSIPGFLLCVWIWFTLYDNPQEKKGVSAEELKELENEPATGGVEQKNLTFLQVLTTPVVWKSFLLLFFSNTVAWGYMSWLPTYLVKSRGLAMGQMGIAASLPFFAGFIGAIVSGYLMDGALKKYRFHYVVVTQLCMALFLYLMFTAESVTALMTFNIIAGYFCFCCVASVFSLPMMEVPKEIAGRAMGIVNTAGQLAGFLAPIVVGMLITTAADGVQNYNVAFGFLCCSNIMAAIIAIFFHRSDVKAAAAA